A single window of Candidatus Marinimicrobia bacterium CG08_land_8_20_14_0_20_45_22 DNA harbors:
- a CDS encoding four helix bundle protein → MVKDNAVKDKSFQFALEIISLYKYLTTQKNEYVLSKQLLRSGTSIGANIEEALSSQSKKEFIAKLNISLKEARETSYWLRLVNASGYIQKNDLIEKSEELSKILTSI, encoded by the coding sequence ATGGTTAAAGATAACGCGGTCAAAGATAAAAGCTTTCAGTTTGCGCTGGAGATCATTTCTCTTTATAAATATTTGACGACTCAGAAAAACGAATATGTGCTATCTAAACAATTACTCAGGTCGGGGACTTCTATTGGGGCCAACATCGAAGAGGCATTATCCTCTCAAAGCAAAAAGGAGTTCATTGCAAAATTAAACATCTCATTAAAGGAAGCACGCGAAACCTCATATTGGCTGAGATTAGTGAATGCAAGCGGATATATTCAGAAAAACGATCTTATTGAGAAATCGGAAGAACTATCCAAAATTCTGACCTCTATTA